The Musa acuminata AAA Group cultivar baxijiao chromosome BXJ1-3, Cavendish_Baxijiao_AAA, whole genome shotgun sequence genome window below encodes:
- the LOC103975188 gene encoding putative multidrug resistance protein has product MPKEMGIGEERRNPLAFSSLWTIFMHADAVDKWLMALGFSGAIMSGIATPMVLFITSNMVNNLGTGPSLSPRFMDQVNKNSLYLVYLSLGVFVMSFLEGFCWTRTGDRQAMRMRTRYLKAILRQDVEYFDLNATSMSEVITSVSSDSLIIQDVISEKVPNFINNAALFASSYLVGFLMMWRLALVAFPTFLLLVIPGIMYGRMFMDMARKIRDEYEKAGAIAEQAVSSIRTVYSFVAERRTMCMFSNALEDSVKLGLRQGLTKGIAVGSNSVTFAIWAFMAWYGSRIVMYHDGKGGTVFAVGTAIVNGGLALGSGLSNIKYFSEASSAGERIMKVIRRTPRIDSDSTEGTVIENLSGDVEFRSVEFAYPSRPENIILRGFDLKVPAGKTVALVGGSGSGKSTVIALMERFYDPLGGEILLDGVDIRSIKLKWLRSQIGLVSQEPALFATSIKENLLFGKEEATVEEVVAAATASNAHNFISQLPQGYDTQVGESGVQMSGGQKQRIAIARAVLKSPRILLLDEATSALDSESERVVQEALDLASLGRTTIVVAHRLSTIRNADVIAVVQAGRVAELGSHDDLIRDEDGLYSSLVRFQQTAGAAGSDAPSSSSAALVAFPRPGSSESRRLSLCSRSSSTSSSRHQESQEESEADAPPPVPSLRRLLLLNLQEWRQAVLGSLGAMAFGAVQPLYAFAMGSMLSVYFMNDHKQIRSNTRTYCLIFVAMSVLSFLVNILQHYNFAAMGEYLTRRVRQRMLSKILTFEVGWFDRDENSTGAICSRLANDANVVRMLVGDRMSLIIQAVSAVTIAWTLGLVIAWKLALILIAIQPLMIVCYYSRMVILKSMSKKAIESQSESSKVAAEAVANLRTVTAFSSQDRILHLFGRTQEGPSRESVRQSWVAGIVLGISQALMRCSWSLAFWYGGRLMFHGHITAEALFQNILILVSTGRVIAEAGSMTSDLAKGADLVGSVFAVMDRFTHIEPEDDKGHRPENLVGDVDICRVDFAYPARPDVLIFSGFSLTIEAGKSTALVGQSGSGKSTIIGLIERFYDPLKGTVKIDGRDAKSYHLRSLRKHIGLVGQEPVLFAGSIRENIAYGMDEPTEGEIEDAARTANAHDFISGLNDGYDTFCGERGVQLSGGQKQRIAIARAVLKNPVILLLDEATSALDSQSEKVVQAALERVMAGRTSVVVAHRLSTIRNCDLIAVMEKGVVVEKGTHASLLAKGPKGSYCSLVSLQQGNKDV; this is encoded by the exons ATGCCAAAGGAAATGGGAATAGGCGAGGAGAGGAGGAACCCTTTGGCCTTCTCTTCTCTTTGGACCATCTTCATGCATGCAGATGCCGTGGACAAGTGGCTGATGGCTCTAGGGTTCTCGGGCGCCATCATGAGTGGCATCGCCACACCCATGGTTCTCTTCATCACCAGCAACATGGTGAACAACCTCGGCACCGGCCCCTCCCTTTCTCCTCGATTCATGGACCAAGTCAATAAG AATTCGCTCTACTTGGTGTACCTGTCACTTGGAGTCTTCGTGATGTCCTTCTTAG AAGGATTTTGTTGGACGAGGACGGGTGATAGACAAGCAATGCGGATGCGGACGCGATACTTGAAGGCGATACTCAGGCAAGACGTAGAGTACTTCGATCTCAACGCTACATCCATGTCCGAGGTCATCACCAGCGTCTCCAGCGACAGCCTCATCATCCAAGACGTCATCAGCGAGAAG GTGCCCAACTTCATAAACAATGCGGCGCTGTTCGCTAGTAGCTACTTGGTAGGATTCCTTATGATGTGGAGGCTTGCTTTGGTTGCCTTCCCCACCTTCTTGCTTCTCGTCATACCTGGTATCATGTACGGGAGGATGTTCATGGACATGGCGAGGAAGATCCGAGATGAGTACGAGAAGGCTGGCGCCATCGCCGAGCAAGCAGTCTCCTCCATCAGGACGGTCTACTCCTTTGTGGCCGAGAGGCGGACCATGTGTATGTTCTCAAACGCGCTCGAGGATTCGGTCAAGCTCGGCCTACGGCAGGGCTTGACCAAGGGCATCGCCGTTGGGAGCAACAGCGTGACCTTTGCTATCTGGGCCTTCATGGCCTGGTACGGCAGCCGGATCGTAATGTACCATGACGGCAAGGGCGGCACCGTCTTCGCCGTTGGAACTGCGATCGTCAATGGAGGCCT GGCGCTTGGATCCGGGCTTTCCAACATCAAGTACTTCTCGGAGGCGAGCTCAGCCGGAGAGCGGATCATGAAAGTGATAAGAAGAACACCGAGAATCGATTCAGATAGCACAGAGGGTACGGTAATCGAGAATCTTTCCGGGGATGTGGAGTTCAGATCGGTCGAATTCGCGTATCCTTCGAGGCCGGAAAACATCATCCTGAGAGGCTTTGATCTGAAGGTTCCGGCCGGGAAAACTGTGGCTCTGGTGGGCGGCAGTGGATCAGGGAAGTCGACCGTCATTGCGTTAATGGAGAGGTTCTACGATCCACTAGGAGGTGAGATTTTGCTGGACGGAGTGGATATTAGGAGCATCAAACTCAAGTGGCTGAGGTCACAGATAGGATTGGTAAGCCAAGAGCCAGCTCTCTTTGCGACCTCCATAAAGGAGAACTTGCTCTTTGGCAAGGAAGAAGCAACCGTGGAGGAGGTGGTGGCAGCTGCAACGGCGTCGAATGCCCACAACTTCATCTCTCAGCTGCCTCAGGGTTATGACACACAG GTAGGAGAAAGTGGGGTTCAGATGTCAGGAGGTCAGAAGCAGCGGATAGCGATCGCAAGGGCTGTGCTGAAGTCGCCCAGGATTCTTCTGCTTGATGAAGCCACAAGCGCGTTGGACTCGGAGTCGGAGCGAGTCGTCCAAGAAGCACTCGACCTGGCGTCCCTCGGTCGGACCACCATCGTCGTCGCGCACCGCCTGTCCACTATCAGGAACGCCGACGTGATCGCCGTCGTGCAAGCAGGCCGAGTCGCGGAGCTTGGCTCCCACGACGACCTCATCCGTGATGAAGATGGACTCTACTCATCCCTCGTTCGCTTCCAACAGACGGCGGGAGCAGCGGGAAGCGATGCGCCTAGCTCATCATCGGCAGCGTTGGTGGCCTTCCCTCGACCCGGTAGCAGCGAGAGCCGCAGGTTATCGTTGTGCAGCAGATCAAGCTCCACTAGTTCTTCGCGCCACCAGGAGTCGCAAGAGGAGTCCGAGGCGGATGCTCCTCCCCCGGTTCCATCTCTGCGGAGGCTGTTGCTGTTGAACTTACAGGAATGGCGGCAGGCGGTGCTGGGAAGCTTGGGCGCGATGGCTTTCGGGGCGGTGCAGCCACTGTACGCCTTCGCGATGGGAAGCATGCTGTCGGTGTACTTTATGAATGATCACAAACAGATCAGGTCAAACACGAGGACGTACTGCCTCATCTTCGTCGCCATGTCGGTCCTCTCCTTTTTGGTCAATATTCTGCAGCACTACAACTTCGCGGCCATGGGGGAGTACCTGACAAGGCGGGTGAGGCAGAGGATGCTCTCCAAGATTCTCACGTTTGAAGTTGGGTGGTTCGATCGGGACGAGAACTCTACTGGCGCCATCTGCTCTCGACTCGCCAACGATGCCAATGTG GTTCGAATGCTGGTGGGTGATCGGATGTCTTTGATCATTCAGGCAGTCTCTGCGGTGACCATAGCATGGACGTTGGGTCTGGTCATCGCATGGAAGCTGGCCCTCATCTTGATCGCCATCCAACCACTGATGATAGTATGCTACTACTCCCGAATGGTTATTCTCAAGAGCATGTCCAAGAAGGCCATCGAGTCGCAGTCGGAGAGCAGCAAGGTAGCTGCCGAAGCTGTCGCCAACCTTCGTACCGTCACCGCGTTCTCGTCGCAGGATCGGATTCTCCACCTGTTCGGGAGAACCCAAGAGGGCCCGAGCAGGGAAAGCGTACGGCAGTCCTGGGTAGCCGGCATCGTCCTCGGCATCTCCCAGGCTCTCATGAGGTGCAGCTGGTCTCTGGCCTTTTGGTACGGCGGCCGTCTCATGTTTCATGGCCACATCACCGCCGAGGCTCTCTTTCAGAACATCCTCATCCTGGTTAGCACAGGCCGTGTCATCGCGGAGGCCGGCAGCATGACATCGGACCTCGCCAAGGGAGCAGATCTCGTCGGCTCTGTTTTTGCAGTGATGGACCGGTTCACCCACATTGAACCTGAAGACGACAAAGGCCATCGGCCGGAGAATTTGGTCGGCGACGTCGACATCTGCCGCGTTGACTTCGCATATCCAGCGCGGCCTGACGTACTCATCTTTAGTGGTTTCTCCCTCACCATCGAGGCCGGCAAGTCGACTGCGCTGGTGGGGCAAAGCGGTTCAGGCAAATCGACCATCATCGGACTCATAGAGCGATTCTACGACCCGCTCAAGGGGACGGTGAAGATCGACGGCAGGGACGCGAAGTCGTACCATCTCCGGTCGCTGAGGAAACACATCGGGCTGGTGGGACAAGAGCCGGTACTGTTCGCCGGGTCGATCAGAGAAAACATAGCGTACGGCATGGATGAGCCGACGGAGGGCGAGATCGAAGACGCGGCGAGGACGGCCAACGCGCACGACTTCATCAGCGGCCTCAACGACGGCTACGACACGTTCTGCGGGGAGAGAGGGGTGCAGCTGTCGGGCGGGCAGAAGCAGCGGATCGCGATCGCAAGGGCGGTGCTGAAGAATCCGGTCATACTGCTGCTGGACGAGGCGACGAGCGCCCTGGACAGCCAGTCGGAGAAGGTGGTGCAGGCGGCGTTGGAGAGGGTGATGGCGGGGAGGACGAGCGTGGTGGTGGCGCACAGGCTGAGCACCATTCGCAACTGTGACCTCATTGCGGTGATGGAGAAGGgggtggtggtggagaaggggaCGCATGCCTCGCTGCTGGCCAAGGGGCCCAAAGGATCCTATTGTAGCTTGGTTAGCCTGCAACAAGGGAACAAGGACGTATGA